GTGGGCCTGGCAAAGCAGGTCCGCAGCAGGGAGGAATCGCTGGCCGGGTACGCCAAGTCGATGACCTGCCACCTCGGGGACTTCACGGAATACGCCCGGTTGCGCCGTGAATTGTCCGACGCCGAGAATATGACCTCGCGGACCAAGTCACGCGCCCGGAAGTCGCTCAACGATGATTCGCTGGCCCGTTTGCTTCCCGGTGACGTAGTCAATGTCCCTGGCGGAAGGGCGCCCGGACCGGCCGTTGTGCTCAGTTCGGACCACAGCAGCCGGGAGCCCCGCCCTGCTGTGCTGACGCTTGACAACCAGCTGCGGCGGATCGGGAACGATGACCTGGAAGGACCCATCACCCCGGTTACGCGCATCCGCATTCCCAAGTCTTTCAATGCGAAAGTCCCCAAGTCACGGCGGGACCTGGCGTCCTCGGCACGGAACGCGCTGCGCGAGAACCGTCCCCCTGCCCCGGGCAACAACCGCAACAACGATTTCGGGCTTGCAACTGCCCTGCCCAACCAGGAAAAGCGCATCGCAGGCCTCCGCAATGCCCTCCGCGCCCACCCTTGCCACGGGTGCAGCGAACGGGAAGACCATGCCCGCTGGTCTGAACGCTGGTGGAAGCTCCGGCGCGAAACCGATGGGCTGGTCCGGCAGATCCAGGGCCGCACCAACACCATCGCCAAGACATTTGACCGCGTCTGTGACGTCTTGTCCTCCTACGGTTACCTCGAGCCCGCGGGTGACGGCCAGTTGCACATCAGCCCCGACGGCCAGCGGCTGCGCCGGATCTACGGAGAAAAGGACCTGCTGATCTCCCAGTCCCTGCGGCTGGGCGCCTTTGATGACCTGGATGCCGCGGAAGTCGCTGCGCTTGCCAGCATCCTGGTCTACCAGGCCAAGCGCGAGGATCGGGGATTCCGCCCACGGATGCCCAGCATCTCCCTGGAGACCTCAGTGGACATCGTGGTCCGGGAATGGTCGGCACTGGAGGACGTGGAAGAGGACAACAAACTGCCCCTGACGGGCGAACCGGAACTGGGCCTCATGTGGCCGCTCTACAAGTGGGCCCGCGGCCGGCACCTGCAGGACGTCCTGAGCGGCACCGATCTTGCCGCCGGGGACTTTGTCCGCTGGGTGAAGCAGGTGATTGACCTGCTGGACCAGCTCGCGAAAATTCCCGGCCTCGATCCCCGCCTGGCGCGCCTGTGCTCGGATGCCATCTCACTGATCCGCCGCGGCGTCGTGGCCTATTCCTCCGTCCTCTGACATTCCCTGCCGGCCGCCCGCCGGCCGCACGATCTCCAGGAGTCTGCCTTCCCATGCCCAGCAATCAACCACTGCCCCAATCCCACCCCGCCACCAGTCCCGTGCTCTACCGCAACGGCTCCGTCTACACAGCAGCAGACCCCTTTGCCACCGCCATGCTGGTGGACGGTGACACGGTGGCCTGGGTGGGGTCGGAGCAGGCGGCTTCATCCATCGCTGACAGCTCCATGGAGATCATCGACCTCCGCGGCGCCCTGGTCGCGCCGGGCTTTGTTGACTCCCACACCCACCTGACGGAAACCGGCATTGCCCTGGATTCCCTGGCGCTGCAGGGCGTTTCCTCGGCCAAGGAACTTCTGGACGCGGTGGCCGCAGCCCCCGGCGGCGGCCCCGTGCTCGGTCACGGCTGGGACGAAACCACCTGGGCTGACCCGGCCCTGCCGAGCGCGGAGGAACTGGAACGGGCTTCCGGCGGCCGGGCTGTCTATCTCTCCCGGGCTGACGTGCACTCCGCCCTGGTTTCGTCGTCGCTGGCCGGCAGTGCCGCGCTTCGCGGCGTTGAGGGTTACGACGGCGGTGCGCGGGTCAGCCGCTCGGCCCATGCAGCTGCCCGGCAGGCAACACGCCGGCTCCCCGAAGAGGTGCTCCGCCGCCACCAGGAGCGTGCCCTGGCCGAAGCCGCATCCCACGGCTACGTGGCGCTGGTGGAGATGGGCGCTCCGCAGATCGGCGGGCCCGACGACCTCCGCCTGGCGCAAACCTGGAACAACCGCACCGGAGGGGGCAATCCAAGGCCTGAAGTACTGCCGTACTGGGGTGAACTGGCGTCATCCGAAGAACATGCCCGCAGCATCCTTGGCCGGCTTGGCCCAGGGATCCGAGGCCTGGCGGGGGACCTCAACATTGACGGCTCCATCGGCTCGCGGACGGCAGCCCTGAGGTCCGGCTACAGCGACGCTGCGGATGAAACCGGCAGCCTGTACCTTGGCGTGGAAGAGGCTGCCGCCCATCTGGCCGCCTGTTCGCTCGCCGGCATCCAGGGCGGCTTCCATGTCATTGGCGATGCCGGGCTGGACGCCGCCCTGCAGGCTTTGGAACTTGCGGCTGCCGAGGTGGGGGAGCAGCGGATCAGGGCTGCCGGCCACCGTTTTGAACATGTGGAAATGGTGGACGCCGCGGCGGTGGAAACCCTTTCCCGTTACTCCGTCACCGTCAGTGCCCAGCCTGGATTTGATGCTGCCTGGGGTGGTGCCGGCGGCCTCTACGAGAAGCGGCTGGGGGAGCGGAGCAAAGCCATGAACCCCTTTGCGAGCCTGTACTCGGCCGGAGTTCCTGTCTGCTTCGGCAGTGACAGCCCTGTGACGCCGCTGCGGCCCTGGTCAAGCGTCCGGGCGTGCCTGGAGCACCACAATGAGGCTGAACGGATCTCGGCGCGCGCAGCGTTCCTGGGACACACCCGGGCAGGATGGCGGGCGGCCCGGTATTCCAACCCCATGGCGGGGCAGCTGGTGCCCGGCGCTCCGGCCAGCTTCGCCGTCTGGGAGGTTGAGGAACTGATGGTCCAGGTGGCCGACGGCCGGGTCCAATCCTGGAGCACCGACCCGAGGGCGCGGACACCCCTGCTGCCTGCACTGGACACCGGTACGGACCCGGTATGCCTGCAGACCGTGCGGGATGGCCTGGAGCTGTTCGCGAGTCCTGCCTTGCGTTCCTGACCCCGTTGCCCGGCGCTCTATAATGGGTAGCTGCGCCCGCCGGCGGTTTCGCTGGCCAGCGGGTGCACCGACTGCTCCCCCCAGGAAGGCTTTCTGTGCGCGTCCTTACGATCATCCCTACCTACAACGAGCTGGAATCGCTGCCCATAACGTTGCAGCGGCTCCGTGCAGCGGTGCCGGCCTCGGACGTGCTGGTAGTGGATGACAACAGCCCTGACGGCACCGGCCAGCTCGCCGACGGGATCGCCGCCAAGGATTCCCAGGTCCACGTCCTGCACCGCAAGGGCAAGGAAGGCCTCGGCGCCGCCTACATCGCCGGCTTCAAGTGGGGCCTGGACGCCGGCTACGAAGTGCTGGTGGAGATGGACGCAGACGGTTCCCACCAGCCCGAACAGCTTCCCCAGCTCCTTGAAGCCATTGACCAGGGTGCCGACCTTGCCATGGGTTCGCGCTGGGTCCCGGGCGGCAGCGTGGTGAACTGGCCGCTTTACCGGCAGGCCATCTCACGGGTGGGCAGCACCTATGCCCGGCTGATGCTGGGCCTGAAGATCAAGGACGTCACCGGCGGCTACCGTGCCTTCCGCAGGACCACGCTCGAAAAGCTGAACCTGGACGAGGTGGACTCCGTGGGCTACGGCTTCCAGGTGGACCTCGCCTGGCGGGTGTCCCGGATGGGGCTGCGGATCGAGGAACGCCCCATCACCTTCGTGGAGCGCGAGCTCGGCGCCTCAAAAATGAGCGGCAACATCGTGGTGGAGGCAATGGTCAACGTTACGAGATGGGGACTCCAGGCACGCTGGAACACCCTCACCCGCAAGAAGGTGCCAGCCCGGCAATAGTCCTGTACTAAAAGCAGGTGTCCTTAACCCAAATGGGCCGTCCCGCATACTGTGCGGGACGGCCCATTTCCGTATTCAGGGTGTGTTACGCGGAGCGGCGTTCTCCGCGGCGTTCACGCAGGATGGTGAGGCGATCTTCGAGGATCTGCTCCAGTTCCGGCAGGGAGCGGCGTTCCAGCAGCATGTCCCAGTGAGTGCGGACTGCCTTATCGTTGCTGGTGTCCGGGCGTTCGCCGTCAACCAGGAGCGCTTCCTTGCCGGTCTTGGAAACCCACACCGGAGGAATCTCCGCTTCGGAGGAGAAGGTGACAAAGACCTGCTCGCCGTCTTCGCACCGGTACTCGACGCGCTGGCGCGGAGCCGGCTCGACTCCGGACTCGGTCTCCATGCTCTGCGCGCCAAGGCGCATGCCCCGCAGGCTGCGATCGCTCATGATTTCTCCCTCTGGTCGGTTCGCGGTGTAGAACCCGCGCTAGCCGTGGCGCAAGCGCCTCCGGACTATTCTGTGCACTGTGCTGCATCTTTAGATTCAACGCATTGCGAAGCTTGGTTGTTCCGGCGGATCTACTCCTGCCAGACAAATACCCAATTATACGCGTGCCATGCCACGTCAGCCAAAATGAAGGGATCCGCAGCTGCTGCGGATCCCTCCATCGGCGTGGCCGGGCACCGGATCAGGGCTCGGAGGGCTTGGCTCCCACCTCATCGAACAGTCCGGCAACGCCGGTCTCAGTGGTGGTTCCGCCCAGGGCATTACCGATGCCTTTGAGGGCTTCGCCAACTTCGCTGGGGATGATCCACAGTTTGTTGGAGGAGCCTTCCGCCAGCTTGGGAAGGGTCTGCAGGTATTGGTAGGCCAGCAGTTTCTGGTCCGGGTTGCCTTTGTGGATGGCGTCAAAGACCTTCTGGATGGCCTGCGCTTCACCGTCAGCACGCAGGATGGCTGCCTTGGCATCGCCTTCCGCTGCCAGGATGGACGCCTGCCGCTGGCCCTCGGCGGTCAGGATGGCCGACTGCTTGGTGCCTTCGGCCGTCAGGATGGCGGCACGCCGGTCCCGCTCCGCGCGCATCTGCTTTTCCATTGAGTCCTGGATGGAGTGCGGCGGGTCGATGGCCTTGAGCTCCACGCGGGAAACGCGGATGCCCCAGCGGCCCGTTGCCTCATCCAGTACACCGCGCAGCTGGCCGTTGATCTGGTCCCGGGAGGTGAGTGCCTCTTCGAGGTTCAGGCCGCCCACCACGTTGCGCAGGGTGGTGGTGGTCAGCTGCTCCACTGCCTGGATGTAGTTGGCGATTTCGTAGGTGGCAGCCCGTGGATCGGTGACCTGGAAGTAGACCACGGTGTCGATGGAGACCACCAGGTTGTCCTCGGTGATGACCGGCTGCGGAGGGAATGACACCACCTGTTCGCGGAGGTCCAGCAGCGGCAGGAGCCGGTCCACAAACGGAATCAGGATGGTAAGTCCCGGGTTTAGCGTCCGCTGGTACTTGCCCAGCCGTTCCACGACGCCGGCGCGCGCTTGCGGAATGATCCGCACAGAACGGACCAGAACAATAATCACAAACACGATCAGGACTACCAGCACAATAGCCAATGCAGTTCCTCCGGCGTTATCCATACATCTCCTTGTTCCCCAATTGATCAGGCTGTTTCAGGCTGGCCCGCAGCTTCGGGCGGGGCGGACACCACTGCCGTTGCCCCGTCGATGGCGGAAACCACAACTCGTTGCCCGGCGGGAAGGACGCCGCCGGCACAACGGGCAGTCCAGATGTCACCGCCGATTTTGACCAGCCCGCCGTCAGACGACACAGGTTCCATCACCAGGGCGTGTTCACCGATCAGCCGGTCCACGTTGGTCCGCTGGTCGGACGGGCCTAGCTTGAGGTGGGCGAGGGCCACGGGCCGGACGAAGGCGATCATCAGCAGTGACACGACGCAGAAGACCAGGATCTGCAGCCAAAGGTCTGCGCCCGCGAAGTCGGCCACCAGCGCGGCCAAGGTTCCCCCACCGAGCATGATAAAGAACAGGTCAAGTGTGATCATCTCGATCACTGCAAACGCCAGGAAAGCCGTGAGCCACAGGGCCCACCAGTTTTCCCCCAGCCATTCGAACAAGTTCTCCCCCTTTGCTACGGGGAGCCGCGGACGCGCACCCGCCAGTAACTGTCCTTCAATCTTAGTGCTGCCCTGTCAGCTGTGGGCCGCTCATGCAGGCAGCCTGCGGATAGTAGCCAACTCGTTACGTGGCGGCACGTTTCCTGGGGCGGAAGACCAGCACCTGGAACTTCGCTTCCGTGATGATCGGCTCGGGCAGTCCCTCAAGGCGCGCAGAAACGGCATCGCGGTCCAGGTGGTGTCCTGCCGGTCCCATAAAGGCCAGGCCTGCTGCCTCCGCGCGGGTCAGTTTCAAGGGGATGTCGACGGCGGAGGCCGTTTCGGCGTCGAAATACCCACCCATCACTTCGGCCAGCCGCGCCTCCTTGCCCTCCTCGATGCCGAGCATTCCGGTGACCGCAGCAAGGGAGGCCAGATGCCCGCTCCGGGGCGTGACCACCACCAGCCGCCCGGACGGCCGCAGCACCCGGGCAAACTCCGGGGCGTTGCGGGGCGCAAAGATGACGGTGACGGCGTCCACCGAGTCGTCCGCCAGCGGTAAGGGCTGCCAGATATCACAGACCAGGTTCACAGCCTCCGGATTGAGGCGCGCGGCACGGCGGAGGGCGAACTTTGAGATGTCCAGGCCAAGGGCAGCCACCTTCCGGTCCTGGGCTGCCGCAGCATCGAGCAGAACCCGAAGGTAGTGCCCGGTTCCCGTTCCCGAGTCCAGCACGGCGGCGCGGCCTGCCGGGAGGAAAGGTACGACGGCGGCTGCCACCGCGTCGGCAAGGGGCCGGTAATGGCCGTCCCCCAGAAAGTCGGAGCGGGCCTGGACCATGGCGGACGAGTCGGCCTCGAAGGCCGTCCCCTTACCCACCAGCAGGTTGAAATATCCCTGCCTGGCCGCATCGAAGCTATGGCCGGAAGGGCAGGTGAGGCGGTCCTGGCCCGAGGCCGTCCCCAGAAGGTCCAGCGGATTCGAGCACACCGGGCACAGCAGCGGAAGGTCGGTGGTGGAGGGCATGGGAACCATCCTATGGGTGTGCTGTCCGGTGCTCTTAGCGGTGTTCTTTAGCGGTGTCCGGCACGGGAAGGTCAGGTGCCACTGATGCCCGCGGGGCCGGCGTCGAAACCCAGCCCCTGCTGCGCCTTGCGGATGCCTGCTTCCGCCCAGTGCGCCGCGTATTCGGCGTTGCTGCTCAGCGACCGCAGCTGGGCCTTGTCCACGTACAGCACACCATTGAGGTGGTCCGTCTCATGCTGGACAATGCGGGCCTGCCAGCCGGAAAACTCCCGCCGGGTGGACAGTCCGTCCGGAGTCTGGAATTCGAGGAGGACTGCTTCGTGGCGGGCAACCACTGCCTGCAGGCCATTGAGGGACAGACAGCCCTCATAGAACGAAACAAGCCCGGGGCCCAGCGGCGCATAGCGGGGGTTCACCACGGCAAGGAACTCCAGCGGGCTGCGGTGCCGCAGGGAAGCGGCCTCGGGATCGACGTCGAACTGATCCTCCAGGACAGCCAGCTGCAGCGGTATCCCCAGTTGGGGTGCTGCGAGGCCCACGCCGGGTGCCTCGTGCATCACCTCGCGCATGAGGTTGATCAACCGGGTGAGCAGCTCGGCGGACAGCTGCCCGTCAAACGCTGCCGCGCGCTGGCGGAGCGCGGGGTGGCCTGCCTGCACGATGGGCGGAAGGGTCCCGGCGGCGACGATCCGCTCCACGGTTTCGCGGATCTGTTCGGCAGTGAGGTCTGTTCCGGGCGTGCTCTGGCTCATGGGCAAAGCCTAACGGCAGGGCGGCGCCCGCACGCTCGGCTAGTGTCTATGTCATGCCTGACCCTTCCTCCCTGCCCGACCCGGCACTGGACACCTCGGCAACGCACACCCCGGCACTGGCTGCCTCACCACTGGATTGCGTCCTGGGGTTTATCCGCGTCCTCGAAGCGGGCGGGGGAGCGGCCGGCATCAGGCCTTTCCTCGCGGACTCCTTTGTCCTGGTGGAGGCCCCGCACCTCCTGGCGCCCGAGGGCTCCACCCGAAGCCTGCCCGAAGTCCTGGCGGGAGCGGACCAAAGTTCAGATGTGGTCTCGGACCAGTCATTTGTCATCCGGCGGACCACCTGTGAGGGCGGCCGGGTGGCTGTCGAAGCCGACTGGTCTGCGACGCTGCGGATGGACCTCCGGTACTGGGACCGGGGCGAAGTGATCCGGGCCAGAACATCGTCGGTGTTTGAAGTGCGCGAGGGGTTAATCTTCAGCCAGGACAGTTACGACTGCTACTACCGGTAGGTACTGCGGACGAACTGGCGGCGCACCAGTTACTGCACACCGCTTACTGCATGGTGAAGCGCCGGGCCACCCAGCGGTTGACTGCCGGGGTGGCAGCCGCGGCGCTGATTCCCAGGTTTCGCAGCGTCAGCAGGGGCCTTGGCAGCGGGCGTCCCAGCATCATGTTGATTTCGGACTGCCGCCTGGCCAGCATTGCAGCTTGCCGCCGGTTGGCGTCGAATTCCTTGAACTGCCGGTCGGTCTGGTGTCTATCGCCGCCTGCCAACGCCGCGCGGATGAGGGGGGAGAGGGCCTGGGCATCCAGCCAGCCGAGGTTCATGCCCTGGCCGCCGATGGGGCTGATCTCGTGGGCTGCATCCCCGATCAGGACAACCCGTCCGGCCGCCATCTGGCCGGTGAGGACGGACCGAACGCTGAAAGCGCTCACCATGGTGCTGGTATCCGGATCCGGAAGGATCCCGGTCCGTTCCCGCACCAGCTCTGCCAGCCGGGCCGACCCGGCACCGCCCGCGGGCCGGCCCAGCCGCACCACCCACCGCCGGACACCGCCCGGCAGGGGGAAGGACTCAACGATTCCGCCCGGCTCAAGGAACAGGACGGCCCTTTCGCCGTAGGGCCCTGGGTCCTGGAAGTCGCCCATGAGGTAATGGTCAGGGTAGTTCCTGGTGTTCACGGGCACGCCCAGAAGGTTGCGCACCCGGGACCGCGCGCCGTCGGCTGCCACCACAAGGGACGCGGCAAACTCCACCTCCCGGCCCTCGGCCTCCCCGCCGGCCTCCCCGACGACGGTGACCCGTCCGCCGTCGTCCGTGACCTGGGTGGCGCGCACATCGCGGATGATTGCATGGCGGTCGAGCTGGCAGACACGGTCCTCCAGGAGCTGCTCTGTCCGGAACTGCGGCAGTGCCAGCACGAACGGGAATGTATCGGAGATTCCGCCAAAGGACATGGTGCCTACCGTCCTCCCGCCGCTGACCGCCATCCCGTCCCGGATCCGAACGCCGTCCCGGATCGCGGAATCGGCAATCTGAACCTTGTCCAACGCCTCAAGTGCGGGTGGATGGATGCCGATGGCGCGTGAGTGCAGGTTCCTTGTTGGCCGCTGTTCCAGCACCCTGACGCTCACGCCGTCCTGGAGCAGTAAAGCGGCAAGGTACAAGCCCACCGGACCCCCGCCAATGATCAGGACGTCCGTTGCCACGTCAGCTCCTGCGCAGGGCGAGAAGCTGGTGGAACGCCGCGGCAGGTTCCACTGTCCAGCCCGGCGGAGCGACTGCCGATAATTCTGCGGGGCTGTAACTCCTGCGGATGGACGTCAGGCCGTCAACGCGGATGTAAGAATGCCGGAAAGGCAGTGCGGCAGCAGAGAAGAGGGCGTAGGCGGCACGGCTGCGACGCAGGTCGTTGTGGAGGACCTTCCGGCTGGCCAGGGCCGCGGAGTCGGAAAGGAGCTGTTGGAGTTCACCGGCCGAAAGATGGTGGAGCACGTGGTTTGAGATGACGAAGTCGAAGCTGCTTCCTTCCCGGACCAGGTCCGCGCTGTGTGCCTGGCGGAATTCAACCCCGGGCAGGGGCGGACGTCCACGGGCGAAGGCGGCGGCGCGGGCGTCCGGGTCTATGCCGGTGATCCTCAGGGCCAGCCCGTCACGGCGGGCCCATGCGGCGAGCCGGTACGCCAGGTCCCCGCCGCCGGAGCCTATGTCCAGCAGCGTGGCGGGAGCCGGGTTTTTCGCCAGCGTCGGACGAAGTTCCCGCACGTACAGCTTCCGCCAGCCGGAAAACACGCGGTTGACCAGTCCGAACTGGCGGTAGGTGTTGTCCAGGAGGCGGGCATCGCAGTCCGGCCGGTCCATCAGTTCCACGGCGCCGACGGCCCGGTGCCGCATCAGTAGGTCCACGAGGTTCAGGAAACCGGAACTGTCGCCGCCGCATGCTCGGGCACCTGGCTCGGCTGCGCTGCGGCAGACGCCTGCCGCAGCTTGGTGAACAGCCCCGTCTCCACCGTGAGTCCGGGCCCGAACGCCATGGAGCAGATCCGTTCGCCGCCGTCCTCGGGCGCCTGGTCCAGGATGTGCTTGAGCACAAACAGCACCGTCGAGCTGCTCATGTTGCCGTAATTGCGCAGCGTCTCCCGGGCAGGGACCAGCTGCTCGTCAGTGAGGCCGAGCCGGGACTGGACTTTGTCCAGGATGCTGCGGCCGCCCGGGTGGATGGCCCAGTGGCGGATGGACGTGTAGGGGAGCGCCGCCAGTTCCGGGTCCTTCGCCAGCAGGGGCTGAAGGGCGCCCACGATGTGGTCATCGATGATGTGCGGCACGTAATTCCCCAGGACCATTTCAAACCCGTGGTCGCCGATGTTCCAGGCCATGGCGTCCTCGCCAACCGGTGTGAGGACGGTTTCGAAGTGGTCCAGCCGGAGCAGGGACTGTGCCTCCGAGCCGCTCCGGGCTGTGACGACGGCGGCCGCGGCACCATCGGCGAACAGGGCCGAACCCAT
This genomic interval from Arthrobacter sp. SLBN-100 contains the following:
- a CDS encoding SPFH domain-containing protein is translated as MDNAGGTALAIVLVVLIVFVIIVLVRSVRIIPQARAGVVERLGKYQRTLNPGLTILIPFVDRLLPLLDLREQVVSFPPQPVITEDNLVVSIDTVVYFQVTDPRAATYEIANYIQAVEQLTTTTLRNVVGGLNLEEALTSRDQINGQLRGVLDEATGRWGIRVSRVELKAIDPPHSIQDSMEKQMRAERDRRAAILTAEGTKQSAILTAEGQRQASILAAEGDAKAAILRADGEAQAIQKVFDAIHKGNPDQKLLAYQYLQTLPKLAEGSSNKLWIIPSEVGEALKGIGNALGGTTTETGVAGLFDEVGAKPSEP
- a CDS encoding FAD-dependent oxidoreductase, translating into MATDVLIIGGGPVGLYLAALLLQDGVSVRVLEQRPTRNLHSRAIGIHPPALEALDKVQIADSAIRDGVRIRDGMAVSGGRTVGTMSFGGISDTFPFVLALPQFRTEQLLEDRVCQLDRHAIIRDVRATQVTDDGGRVTVVGEAGGEAEGREVEFAASLVVAADGARSRVRNLLGVPVNTRNYPDHYLMGDFQDPGPYGERAVLFLEPGGIVESFPLPGGVRRWVVRLGRPAGGAGSARLAELVRERTGILPDPDTSTMVSAFSVRSVLTGQMAAGRVVLIGDAAHEISPIGGQGMNLGWLDAQALSPLIRAALAGGDRHQTDRQFKEFDANRRQAAMLARRQSEINMMLGRPLPRPLLTLRNLGISAAAATPAVNRWVARRFTMQ
- a CDS encoding RNA polymerase-binding protein RbpA, whose amino-acid sequence is MSDRSLRGMRLGAQSMETESGVEPAPRQRVEYRCEDGEQVFVTFSSEAEIPPVWVSKTGKEALLVDGERPDTSNDKAVRTHWDMLLERRSLPELEQILEDRLTILRERRGERRSA
- a CDS encoding NfeD family protein, producing the protein MFEWLGENWWALWLTAFLAFAVIEMITLDLFFIMLGGGTLAALVADFAGADLWLQILVFCVVSLLMIAFVRPVALAHLKLGPSDQRTNVDRLIGEHALVMEPVSSDGGLVKIGGDIWTARCAGGVLPAGQRVVVSAIDGATAVVSAPPEAAGQPETA
- a CDS encoding nuclear transport factor 2 family protein, with product MPDPSSLPDPALDTSATHTPALAASPLDCVLGFIRVLEAGGGAAGIRPFLADSFVLVEAPHLLAPEGSTRSLPEVLAGADQSSDVVSDQSFVIRRTTCEGGRVAVEADWSATLRMDLRYWDRGEVIRARTSSVFEVREGLIFSQDSYDCYYR
- a CDS encoding methyltransferase domain-containing protein is translated as MRHRAVGAVELMDRPDCDARLLDNTYRQFGLVNRVFSGWRKLYVRELRPTLAKNPAPATLLDIGSGGGDLAYRLAAWARRDGLALRITGIDPDARAAAFARGRPPLPGVEFRQAHSADLVREGSSFDFVISNHVLHHLSAGELQQLLSDSAALASRKVLHNDLRRSRAAYALFSAAALPFRHSYIRVDGLTSIRRSYSPAELSAVAPPGWTVEPAAAFHQLLALRRS
- a CDS encoding amidohydrolase gives rise to the protein MPSNQPLPQSHPATSPVLYRNGSVYTAADPFATAMLVDGDTVAWVGSEQAASSIADSSMEIIDLRGALVAPGFVDSHTHLTETGIALDSLALQGVSSAKELLDAVAAAPGGGPVLGHGWDETTWADPALPSAEELERASGGRAVYLSRADVHSALVSSSLAGSAALRGVEGYDGGARVSRSAHAAARQATRRLPEEVLRRHQERALAEAASHGYVALVEMGAPQIGGPDDLRLAQTWNNRTGGGNPRPEVLPYWGELASSEEHARSILGRLGPGIRGLAGDLNIDGSIGSRTAALRSGYSDAADETGSLYLGVEEAAAHLAACSLAGIQGGFHVIGDAGLDAALQALELAAAEVGEQRIRAAGHRFEHVEMVDAAAVETLSRYSVTVSAQPGFDAAWGGAGGLYEKRLGERSKAMNPFASLYSAGVPVCFGSDSPVTPLRPWSSVRACLEHHNEAERISARAAFLGHTRAGWRAARYSNPMAGQLVPGAPASFAVWEVEELMVQVADGRVQSWSTDPRARTPLLPALDTGTDPVCLQTVRDGLELFASPALRS
- a CDS encoding polyprenol monophosphomannose synthase, producing the protein MRVLTIIPTYNELESLPITLQRLRAAVPASDVLVVDDNSPDGTGQLADGIAAKDSQVHVLHRKGKEGLGAAYIAGFKWGLDAGYEVLVEMDADGSHQPEQLPQLLEAIDQGADLAMGSRWVPGGSVVNWPLYRQAISRVGSTYARLMLGLKIKDVTGGYRAFRRTTLEKLNLDEVDSVGYGFQVDLAWRVSRMGLRIEERPITFVERELGASKMSGNIVVEAMVNVTRWGLQARWNTLTRKKVPARQ
- a CDS encoding putative RNA methyltransferase, translating into MPSTTDLPLLCPVCSNPLDLLGTASGQDRLTCPSGHSFDAARQGYFNLLVGKGTAFEADSSAMVQARSDFLGDGHYRPLADAVAAAVVPFLPAGRAAVLDSGTGTGHYLRVLLDAAAAQDRKVAALGLDISKFALRRAARLNPEAVNLVCDIWQPLPLADDSVDAVTVIFAPRNAPEFARVLRPSGRLVVVTPRSGHLASLAAVTGMLGIEEGKEARLAEVMGGYFDAETASAVDIPLKLTRAEAAGLAFMGPAGHHLDRDAVSARLEGLPEPIITEAKFQVLVFRPRKRAAT
- a CDS encoding peptide deformylase, with protein sequence MSQSTPGTDLTAEQIRETVERIVAAGTLPPIVQAGHPALRQRAAAFDGQLSAELLTRLINLMREVMHEAPGVGLAAPQLGIPLQLAVLEDQFDVDPEAASLRHRSPLEFLAVVNPRYAPLGPGLVSFYEGCLSLNGLQAVVARHEAVLLEFQTPDGLSTRREFSGWQARIVQHETDHLNGVLYVDKAQLRSLSSNAEYAAHWAEAGIRKAQQGLGFDAGPAGISGT